The following are encoded in a window of Sander vitreus isolate 19-12246 unplaced genomic scaffold, sanVit1 ctg154_0, whole genome shotgun sequence genomic DNA:
- the LOC144513208 gene encoding toll-like receptor 13, whose amino-acid sequence MERILDTSSVLLGSTDASVGWLPVESHHGVRGPPAEFLHTKHFIHHFLRWHLAYAYYLFLAFVYDKRRGRKGSPHHYDAFVSYNVYDEAWVYEEMLPVLEGEQGWRLCLHHRDFETGKPIVENITDAIYGSRKTICVISRHYLQSEWCSREIQMASYRLFDEQDDVLILLFMEDIPARELSLYYRMRSLVKRRTYLSWPKAGQHTGVFWQNIRRALMTPGSPTDNPTMSFFQIQE is encoded by the exons ATGGAGCGAATTTTAGATACTTCCTCTGTACTCCTGG GGTCAACGGATGCCAGCGTTGGATGGTTGCCGGTGGAGTCCCATCACGGTGTCCGAGGACCGCCTGCCGA attcctgcacacgaAACACTTCATTCACCATTTCCTGAGGTGGCACCTGGCCTACGCCTACTACCTCTTTCTGGCCTTCGTCTACGATAAGAGGAGGGGAAGGAAGGGCTCTCCTCACCACTACGATGCTTTTGTTTCCTACAACGTTTACGATGAAGCCTGGGTCTATGAAGAGATGCTTCCAGTGCTGGAGGGGGAGCAAGGATGGAGACTCTGTCTGCACCACAGAGACTTCGAA ACAGGTAAGCCCATCgtagaaaacattacagacGCCATCTACGGCAGCAGGAAGACCATCTGTGTGATCAGCCGACACTACCTGCAGAGCGAGTGGTGCTCCAGAGAGATCCAAATGGCCAG CTACCGTCTGTTTGACGAGCAGGACGATGTGCTGATCCTGCTGTTTATGGAGGACATCCCTGCCCGCGAGCTGTCTTTGTACTACCGAATGAGGAGTCTGGTGAAGAGACGCACCTACCTGAGCTGGCCGAAGGCCGGTCAACACACGGGAGTCTTCTGGCAGAACATACGGCGAGCTCTGATGACACCTGGAAGTCCCACGGACAACCCAACCATGAGTTTCTTTCAGATCCaggaatga